Proteins found in one Haloferax litoreum genomic segment:
- a CDS encoding non-histone chromosomal MC1 family protein, whose translation MVREDGKRNFVLVEDDGEETSVFSGRYPRQAALKAARRLHPAPSRDEVDGHATLRLRERGTDKVHIYEGWAWTEAKGDDAPEWMDDYVTRSNVSKQGIEHLDE comes from the coding sequence ATGGTCCGAGAAGATGGAAAGCGAAATTTCGTCCTCGTGGAGGACGACGGCGAAGAGACGAGCGTGTTCAGCGGTCGATACCCACGACAGGCGGCGTTGAAGGCCGCACGACGACTGCACCCCGCACCGAGTCGCGACGAAGTCGACGGCCACGCGACGCTCAGACTCCGCGAGCGAGGAACAGACAAGGTCCACATCTACGAAGGGTGGGCGTGGACCGAAGCGAAGGGTGACGACGCCCCCGAGTGGATGGACGACTACGTCACCCGTTCGAACGTGTCGAAACAGG